The genomic DNA ataaatgtggttggttatgggtttatcctatgtgatcttcatcaagataatgacaaagatctaggtcaatctaagatgaaaaataaatacaagctaatgatgacatgtcttctttcttgtattgcttccttggtGGCCTCCATGTGGAATTACctttgatcttcaaatcttcatgtcttcatgtacattacaagaatgaaatacaaaaactaatctaatgaacttacaagaagaactcgtgttacattcgagatttaaaaattacaagattaaatgacatgcaagccgtatttaaaaaaaccaaaaccattaacctaaggtcataagacataaccatccaccatgctcaattaacacatatgaacatgttaaaacatataatatgatcttaacatatcatacccatcatgatctaatcataaaaacaaatattgaaaaaatcagaaaattcgatATTAAATCTGATAatattaaatcgcagattacaggacctaaacgacgtcaaacgccttacagatcagtcgataaTAGCTTTTGCTATTTGttacgttcagacgctcgattccatatgaaatagcatattcgttTGGCAAAATCAGACACTAGAACTAGATTTCAGCAAATttgctgcatccgattcagaatcgtatcaaatacgattcttagaataagaacaaatacaaaatatgtatatatcagtatatatacagattatataatcatcatatgattatacaaccctcatgaatatcatatattcaaaacatatacatacatacatacatacgcatattgatagggataaataaatcccgATTACATAatagtttgggctgcaaggcccaataagaagatgtatgacattcaagaccagaaaggttaacatgtcgatcaggcctgatggaacaaacaAGGCCCataaaccctgattatttattaatttcgtaattaataaataaaggagaaaaacaactattaagataagtcctagtgaggatataaatccttgtagattggcctccaaggaacctcatagaCCCAACTGTAACCCAGATTCTTCAGATTTTAGCCCAATAGCAGTGGCAGACTAATCCTCGGGTAACCTTTAAGACTTTTCAGAAGGTAAATCCACCAGAATTTAAAGGTTTAGTAGATCGTATTAAGGCAAGagtctggttgaaggaaattgagaaaGCATTTTCCTTAGTCAAGGTTAAAGAGGAACAGAAAACTGAGTTTCCAAGTTACTATCtaaagaatgaagccacctactggtggagaactgttaagacattggaaggtacagatgatgTTGCGTGGGATAGATTCGAGGAGTTAATTTTAGAGAggtatttccctcagtttgttcaagatcataTGGAATTAAAATTTCTGGAGCTAAAGCCCTGGAATATGTCAGTgacagattatgaaagtaagtttgaggaattatttaggtttgtaccatcatatatggacactgataggaagaaagctaagaggttccagcaagGCCTTAAGCCATGGATCCGAGtgaaggtggccatatttgaattggatacatATGTCGGAGTTGTGCAGAAAGTtatgattgcggagacagagagtgaaatgtctcagaaggagaaggagagtaagaagaggaagtttgagggaagtgaaggaaagtcccaagcagggaagtttccaaattttaatcaaaGGAAAGGCAAGTTCTAGCGCGGAAGGAATTTCAACAGGCAGAATACAAGCAATGGAGGACAAGGAAATTGTTCAGCCACTGGGAACCAGCCACCCCAGCAGAGGCCAGCTTTACCTGACTgccaagtttgtggaaagaaacatggatGAGTTTGCAGCAAACTGAATGTGGTCTGCTATAGATGCAACTAGAGGGGGCACTATTTAAGGGAATACCGTAATCAGCCGGCCAACAAGGATCAGCCTTCCAGGAATCAGGCAGGAAAAGTTCCAGCAATTGGGTTTACATGCTTCAAGTgcgggaagccaggacatatagcaagTGATTGCAAGGCGCCAGTTCCAGTCAATAATAGACTGCGAATCATGGGAGCTATtccaacagtgaatgaacctcccagagctagagtttatgacatatCTATGAAGGATGCTATCATGGACACTAATGTTGTGgtaggtacgcttactgtgaattctttatgtgcaaaagtgctagtagatttgggagcaactcgatcatttatttctcaagattttgttgataagctaATTTGTCCAATTGAATTGCTAAGTGAAATTATGTTGGTAAAATTAGCAAATTAGGAGCGTGTATCTATTAACCAAGTATGTAAGAACTGTGAGATtaagatttctggcaataagtttgaCGCTGACTTcataccatttaagttaggagagttcgACGTTATTTTAGGAttggactggctatctaagcatgatgcccagatagactATTGTAATAAGAAAGTAATCTTGAAGACGTCAGACGAGAAAGTAGTGACGTTTAAAGGTTAGAAGGAAgcgaagaagttcttaacgatgattcaagctaagaagttattgcAACAAGGATATGAGCATTTTATTtcttatgtgatagatagaagtcAAGAGCCAGCAAAACTAGAAGACATTCTTGTgatgaatgaatttccagatgtatttttagacgaattaccaggacttcctccggATAGAGAAATCGAATTTGTGATCGACTtaacacctggaacagaaccagtatctaaagccccgtacagaatggcgccagttgaaaataaggaactagcaaagcaattgcaagaattattggagaaaggagtgattcgacccagtgtatccccatggggtgaaccggtactatttgttaagaagaaagatggaagcgtGAGGTTATatatcgactatcgagaactaaataagcttacgattaagaataagtatccattacctcgaattgatgatttatttgatcagctaaACAGAGCCAaatatttctctaagattgatctgagatccggatatcaccaattgaaggtTAAACCTGAAAATATACCAAAGAcggctttcagaacaaggtacggtcattatgaatttttagtgatgtcttttggattgaccaattccccagcagcatttatggacttgatgaatataatttttaaggaatatttggatgaATTTGTAATTCTATTTATTgttgatattttgatctactctaAGTCAACAGAAGATCACGCGGAACATCtaaggatatctttggaaattttgataaagaagaagttgtatgcaaagttttcaaagtgtgagttttggttacaagaagttcaattcttaggacacatagttagtaatgaaggaattaaagtagacccagcaaagattgaagctgttatgaattgggaaaggccaaaaacaccaacagaagtgtGAAGTTtattgggattagcgggatattatcgaagatttgttcaagatttcttgaagattgtgctaggtcccaaattatcgtagaagggggattgaatacgataatcagtaaattaaaaattctttcgaatctttagcggatatagatttagtgttcttgagaggaatagtgtttggaacgataaaaacaaggaac from Apium graveolens cultivar Ventura chromosome 5, ASM990537v1, whole genome shotgun sequence includes the following:
- the LOC141660996 gene encoding uncharacterized protein LOC141660996; this encodes MEDKEIVQPLGTSHPSRGQLYLTAKEYRNQPANKDQPSRNQAGKVPAIGFTCFKCGKPGHIASDCKAPVPVNNRLRIMGAIPTVNEPPRARVYDISMKDAIMDTNVVERVSINQVCKNCEIKISGNKFDADFIPFKLGEFDVILGLDWLSKHDAQIDYCNKKVILKTSDEKVVTFKG